The Halomonas elongata DSM 2581 DNA segment ATGCCCACGCCAAGCGGCTTGGTCAGATACAGCAGATCGCCGACCTGGGCCCCCTTGTTGAGCTTGAGGTGTTCGAGATCGACCAGGCCATTGACCGCCAGCCCGAAGATCGGCTCCGGCGCATCGATGGAATGACCACCGGCCAGCGCCAGGCCCAGCTCGCGACACACGGCCTGAGCGCCGCCGACCACATCGCCGGCGATGTCCGCTCCCAGCTTGTCCAGTGGCCAACCAAGAATGCCCAGGGCCATCACCGGCGAACCGCCCATGGCATAGACATCGCTGATGGCGTTGGTGGCGGCGATCCGGCCGAAATCGAAGGGATCGTCGACGATCGGCATGAAGAAATCGGTCGTGGCGATCATGCCGCGACCGTCGCCCAGGTCATAGACGGCGGCGTCCTCGCGTCCCTGATTGCCGACGATCAACCGGGAGTGGGAGGCTCCCGGCCCGGCCTTGGCCAGGATGCCGTCCAGGACGTCAGGGGCGATCTTGCAGCCACAGCCGGCACCGTGACTGTACTGGGTCAGGCGGATGGCGCTCATCTCATTCTCCTTGGCGTTCATTATCGGCATTCTACAACGTCTGGGGAAAAGCTGAATCAATCGCCGAGCGTAGTGAAGCGCAAGGCGAACGGAGCCCAGAAAGCGAGACATAACAGATGGTTAGTCGGTATCTCGAGCACCATTCAACGCAGCAATTGGCACGCACAGGCATTCAAGCCGTGTTTCCTAGAGCGCTTCCAGCGCATCGGCCAACTTATCCACCGCCACCACCTCCATGCCCTCGGGCGCCTGCTTGGGCGCATTGGCGCGCGGCACGATGGCCCGGCGGAAGCCGTGCTTGGCGGCCTCGACGATGCGCTCCTGGCCACTGGGCACCGGGCGGATCTCGCCGGACAGCCCGACCTCGCCGAACACCACCAGTTCGCGGGCCAGCGGGCGGCTCTGCAGGCTCGACACCACGGCCAGCAAGACCGCCAGGTCAGCACTGGTCTCCAGTACCTTGACCCCGCCGACCACGTTGAGGAAGACATCCTGATCGCCAGTGAACAGCCCCCCATGGCGATGCAGCACCGCCAGCAACATGGCCAGGCGATTCTGATCCAGCCCCACCGCGACGCGGCGCGGATTGCCCAGTGCCGAATCGTCGAGCAGCGCCTGCACCTCCACCAGGATCGGACGGGTGCCTTCCCAGACCACCATCACCAGGCTACCCGGCGCCTGTTCCTCGCTGCGCGACAGGAAGATGGCACTGGGATTCTTCACTTCCTTGAGACCGTGCTCGAGCATGGCGAAGA contains these protein-coding regions:
- the selD gene encoding selenide, water dikinase SelD, whose product is MSAIRLTQYSHGAGCGCKIAPDVLDGILAKAGPGASHSRLIVGNQGREDAAVYDLGDGRGMIATTDFFMPIVDDPFDFGRIAATNAISDVYAMGGSPVMALGILGWPLDKLGADIAGDVVGGAQAVCRELGLALAGGHSIDAPEPIFGLAVNGLVDLEHLKLNKGAQVGDLLYLTKPLGVGMLTTAEKQGRLEPGHQGLARQTMLETNRIGMDLARIQGVHAMTDVTGFGLAGHLTEMCVASDVAARIDFRRLPRLAEAEAYRRQGAVPGGTGRNREALGAALPAMDEAHWQWLCDPQTSGGLLLSVHPSWEDDIERVGRSYGLELEPFGEVVAARGEARIEVRG